In a single window of the Necator americanus strain Aroian chromosome X, whole genome shotgun sequence genome:
- a CDS encoding hypothetical protein (NECATOR_CHRX.G26074.T1), giving the protein MKRNVIRRKFAGGVCAYVLHISPITFICNDYEMVYCTMDVSGEINALFRLRTPSRVGPLNTLPTSLQSPSALRRRRFSRTLFIPYSLSFSSCPSFPLPQFQNNTSAPVDRLNVLNGSTT; this is encoded by the exons atgaaaagaaatgtgatcCGCCGGAAATTTGCTGGCGGTGTGTGCGCCTACGTCCTTCATATCAGCCCGATCACTTTTATATGCAACGATTATGAAATGGTATACTGTACGATGGACGTAAGCGGTGAAATAAATGCTTTATTCCGGCTTCGAACACCTTCAAGAG TTGGTCCCCTCAACACGCTACCAACCTCCCTGCAATCACCCTCCGCCCTCCGACGACGCCGTTTCTCTCGTACGCTCTTCATTCCTTACTCCCTCTCGTTCTCCTCATGTCCTTCTTTCCCGCTTCCTCAATTTCAGAATAACACCAGTGCTCCAGTAGATCGGTTAAATGTTTTAAACGGAAGTACTACGTAA
- a CDS encoding hypothetical protein (NECATOR_CHRX.G26073.T1) yields the protein MSFSSNELNYIVWRYLTESGFEHSAYVFSMESNLLDSDIDCTEVASGALVMMVQRGLFYAEAEFRAMANPDHALLLEEKTDTLGLIEAVMVEPPLNKFRIAQPAPSNSDTTTTSGMTSPSRNNGTTLGVHGKKQQAAQQASNLTDVATPRSATTDSNGVRHTDALEFPEDKVRFLKCHSSEVFICAWNPVEDLMASGSGDSTARIWNLAGSENPATPSRDFEARTKVLKHCTSGESEKAQQPSNKDVTSLDWDAAGDLLATGCYDGFARIWTAEGRLRCTLGAHKGPIFALKWNAKGDYILSAGVDKSTIVWDAVKGQQVQQFHFHTASALDVDWITNDTFASCSTDKSIHVSRLGCDKPIRTYLGHRNEVNAIKYDQHSNRLASCSDDMSLKIWSLQEDQPVYDWKAHEKEIYTIRWSPLGHMLASASFDHTVRLWDVRRGELVRTLSRHNDPVYSVSFSPDGRYVASGCFDRSVFIWDIQTGKLLQSYVGEKRKGGIFEVSWNSRGEKVAASASDGTVILLDVRHIKNRLA from the exons ATGAGTTTCTCCAGCAACGAGCTTAACTATATAGTCTGGCGTTATCTGACAGAGTCAG GATTCGAACATTCAGCGTATGTATTCTCCATGGAATCCAATCTGTTAGACAGTGATATTGACTGTACCGAAGTAGCATCAGGAGCGCTAGTAATGATGGTGCAG CGTGGTCTTTTCTATGCTGAAGCAGAGTTTCGGGCGATGGCGAATCCTGATCATGCTCTACTGCTCGAAGAAAAGACTGATACTCTTGGGCTGATTGAAGCTG TTATGGTCGAACCTCCCCTTAACAAGTTTCGAATCGCGCAACCGGCTCCATCAAACAGCGACACCACAACTACCTCTGGG ATGACATCACCTTCTCGAAATAATGGAACTACGCTTGGAGTTCACGGAAAGAAACAACAAGCGGCTCAACAAGCTTCCAATCT GACAGACGTTGCAACTCCTCGTAGCGCCACCACAGATTCTAACGGCGTACGTCATACCGATGCTTTAGAGTTTCCGGAAGATAAAGTCCGTTTCTTGAAATGTCATAGTAGCGAGGTATTTATATGTGCGTGGAATCCAGTGGAAGACTTAATGGCTTCTGG GTCGGGTGATTCAACGGCTAGGATCTGGAATTTGGCTGGTTCTGAAAATCCTGCTACTCCATCTAGAGATTTTGAAGCCCGTACGAAAGTTTTGAAACATTGCACATCCGGAGAGTCAGAAAAGGCTCAACAACCATCAAACAAG GACGTCACTAGTCTGGATTGGGATGCTGCGGGTGATCTTCTTGCCACTGGCTGTTATGATGGATTTGCTCGGATCTGGACTGCAGAAG GAAGACTCCGCTGTACACTTGGTGCTCACAAAGGTCCTATATTTGCATTGAAATGGAATGCCAAAGGAGATTATATTCTCTCAGCTGGGGTAGACAAGTCAACCATAGTTTGGGATGCAGTGAAAG GTCAACAAGTGCAACAGTTCCACTTTCATACTGCATCTGCGCTGGACGTAGATTGGATTACAAACGATACATTTGCATCGTGTTCTACGGATAAGTCAATCCACGTCAGTCGTTTGGGTTGCGACAAACCTATTCGTACCTATCTC GGTCATCGAAATGAAGTAAATGCTATCAAGTACGATCAACATTCGAATAGGTTGGCTTCGTGTTCGGATGACATGTCGTTAAAG atTTGGTCTCTCCAAGAGGATCAACCCGTGTATGACTGGAAGGCGCACGAAAAGGAAATCTATACGATCAGATGGAGTCCTCTAGGACATATGCTTGCTAG TGCTTCATTTGATCACACCGTACGTCTCTGGGATGTTCGTCGTGGAGAACTTGTTAGGACCCTTTCGCGTCACAACGATCCAGTGTATTCTGTTTCCTTCTCCCCTGATGGCCGATATGTTGCATCGGGATGTTTCGATCGATCTGTGTTCATCTGGGATATACAG aCCGGTAAACTACTTCAAAGTTATGTAGGGGAGAAACGTAAAGGTGGTATTTTTGAAGTGAGTTGGAATTCCCGAGGTGAAAAAGTAGCAGCAAGTGCCAGTGACGGAACA GTGATTCTCCTGGATGTGCGTCATATCAAAAACCGTCTTGCCTAG
- a CDS encoding hypothetical protein (NECATOR_CHRX.G26075.T1): protein MDGSCQSARGTPISTQLSGSLERAGEPRRPADSPWQVVEGEVSLVEEAEAAVDGNMGRGPLTRRSADFTGP from the exons ATGGACGGTTCCTGTCAGTCGGCGCGTGGGACACCCATCTCGACACAGCTTTCCGGTAGCCTAGAGCGAGCAGGTGAGCCTCGACG GCCAGCGGATAGCCCGTGGCAAGTCGTCGAAGGTGAAGTCTCCCTTGTCGAGGAAGCGGAGGCAGCTGTTGACGGTAACATGGGTCGTGGTCCTCTCACCCGACGCTCCGCTGATTTTACCGGCCCCTGA
- a CDS encoding hypothetical protein (NECATOR_CHRX.G26076.T1) — MGNSLLVTPEYTLLQYPAHWALPSRTSGSMETDQDDACAILAGDCSRLRIYDAKTVFTVVSCSDLHALLGAVERIKFHVIFWKRPRARGTTGLRTCAERASKPLTTNLDRISKTAKKLMERRRTLRLGPSASNIEWQRKILDVRRSTKKNKSKVRSNTKKNKSKEVDRSRRIPSSTPVLTPITATGVAPPRILSSEVRLVIKSMKPGTIPDLI; from the exons ATGGGGAATAGTCTGCTTGTCACTCCAGAATATACACTACTTCAGTATCCTGCACattgggccctgccgtctcggACGTCGGGGAGTATGgagaccg ACCAAGACGACGCATGCGCGATTCTCGCCGGAGACTGTTCCAGACTACGTATTTACGATGCGAAAACTGTGTTCACAGTTGTGTCGTGttctgacctgcatgcccttctcggagctgtggagcgtatcaaattccacgtgattttctggaagagacCAAGAGCACGAGGAACGAC AGGACTGCGAACGTGTGCCGAGCGTGCGTCGAAGCCGctcacgacaaacttggatcgaatttcgaagactgccaagaaattgatggaacgaagaaggactttgaggcttggCCCGAGTGCATCGAACATTGAGTG GCagaggaaaattctggacGTACGAAGAAgtacgaagaagaacaagtcTAAAGTAAGAAGCAAtacgaagaagaacaagtctaaagaagtg GATCGCTCACGCCGTATTCCTTCGTCAACTCCTGTATTAACCCCGATCACTGCCACTGGTGTAGCTCCACCACGTATTCTTTCTTCGGAAGTACGACTTGTCATCAAGAGTATGAAACCTGGGACCATCCCGGACCTGATTTGA